One part of the Pieris napi chromosome 4, ilPieNapi1.2, whole genome shotgun sequence genome encodes these proteins:
- the LOC125048583 gene encoding sperm-associated antigen 6-like isoform X2, translated as MQIVFETYQKARLVFVQTMAELATRSTNVKCLESAGVLELLRPLLSDACSTVRQCAVVAAARLAEHDEAVARQLLSGGMVTSTLENLNKYNVYYKRSALYLLRAVAKHNEELASAIVRLGALEHIVSCLEDFDTQVKENAAWALGYIGKHSEHLAGLVVDAGTLPLLVLAFQEPEMSLKQIAAGALVDLAQHKPEAVVDAGAIPHLVRGLENQDPKLKRSTLCALGAVASARAELAEATVAGGALPPALLHTGHDSAPVRRAAACLLRDIVKHSVDLAQLVVNTGGCGPLVELMFENTGGARIPACMALGYIAGQSDQLAMAVIESKAVVVSVEILQKSDADDAELCAAAWTLGHISKHSPQHSLAVAVANAFPILLQLYTSPKSSAEVKARACCALKQALQCCLHRPALEPLLHSAPACILKYVLAQYAKILPNDARARRLFVTTGALKRIQEIDTVPGTSLKEYINIINSCFPEEIVRFYTPGYSDSLLDRVEAFTPQIPELFTDRVPSDCQSELTMENTN; from the exons atgcaaataG tattCGAGACGTATCAAAAAGCAAGATTAGTATTCGTGCAAACTATGGCGGAATTGGCTACGCGATCAACCAATGTAAAATGCCTGGAGAGTGCAGGAGTTTTAG AGTTGCTTCGTCCCCTATTGTCTGATGCATGCAGTACAGTACGGCAATGTGCTGTGGTGGCGGCGGCAAGACTTGCTGAACACGATGAAGCTGTAGCCAGGCAGCTGCTTAGCGGAGGCATGGTCACCTCAACGCTCGAGAATCTTAACAAGTACAAT gtATATTATAAGCGATCAGCGTTGTATTTATTGCGAGCGGTGGCCAA ACACAATGAAGAACTGGCTTCAGCAATAGTTCGTCTGGGCGCATTAGAGCACATTGTATCATGTCTTGAGGATTTTGATACTCAG GTAAAGGAGAACGCAGCGTGGGCTCTCGGCTATATTGGAAAGCACAGCGAGCACCTAGCCGGATTAGTAGTCGATGCGGGAACTCTGCCATTGCTTGTGCTAGCTTTTCAGGAACCAGAAATGAGCTTAAAACAG atagcgGCTGGTGCGCTCGTAGATTTAGCTCAACACAAACCTGAGGCAGTTGTCGACGCTGGTGCCATTCCACATTTGGTACGTGGATTAGAGAATCAAGATCCAAAATTAAAG CGTAGTACATTGTGTGCTCTGGGTGCCGTGGCCAGTGCGAGAGCTGAGCTAGCCGAGGCAACAGTGGCCGGTGGGGCTTTGCCCCCTGCCCTATTACACACGGGACACGACTCGGCCCCAGTGCGAAGAGCTGCGGCTTGCCTACTTCGAGACATAGTCAAACACTCTGTTGAT tTGGCCCAGCTCGTAGTCAACACTGGAGGCTGTGGACCGTTAGTTGAACTGATGTTCGAAAACACAGGCGGAGCGCGTATTCCTGCTTGTATGGCCCTCGGCTATATAGCAGGACAATCTGATCAATTAGCTATGGCGGTCATTGAATCaaag GCAGTAGTGGTCTCAGTTGAAATACTACAAAAAAGTGATGCAGATGATGCAGAGTTGTGTGCAGCAGCTTGGACTTTGGGGCATATATCAAAGCATTCTCCACAACATAGCCTTGCAGTTGCTGTAGCTAATGCATTTCCAATTTTACTTCAG TTGTACACAAGTCCTAAGTCATCTGCAGAAGTGAAAGCCCGGGCCTGTTGTGCATTAAAGCAGGCCTTGCAGTGCTGTTTACACAGACCAGCCTTAGAACCCCTCTTACATTCTGCACCAGCATGCAtactaaaatatgttttagcaCAATATGCTAAG atacttCCAAATGATGCCCGAGCCAGAAGGCTTTTTGTAACGACTGGTGCACTCAAAAGGATTCAAGAAATCGATACGGTACCTGGAACTTCTTTAAAggagtatataaatattattaacagttGCTTCCCAGAAGAAATAGTAAG ATTTTACACACCAGGATATTCAGATTCATTATTAGACAGAGTGGAAGCCTTTACACCacag ATTCCAGAGTTATTCACAGACAGGGTACCGAGCGACTGCCAGAGCGAATTGACAATggaaaacacaaattaa
- the LOC125049232 gene encoding coiled-coil domain-containing protein 93 isoform X2: MATKHKHIFTRSKPLMNIYSGLDNQGKEVEVREDAEQLVKWHEISDALVAAGYYRAQLQGLSAFDKIVGGLTWCIELCDIDIDINLLFEENLTIGKKIALTEKIVKVLPTMKCPFIIEPHQIQGLDFINIFPLVQWLIKYSSEFREAKEEELRMFAVMQYEKDHIFESDRRHYIQQEKILKNLIMIQNLYKPCRVRKRKGGLPTNDLEQPDEGLEVLYDYEKTLADPSEITTETDKYIEHENIEKDVSDIKIHYAVLQSELTGDLPQELEENEKIKYSNDIEQLSKVIDTMENEVENVRKEHEEKMDTAKKQYSTVLNKLQRITRKLIKTDDFADKKAKEFYKSLKELARERNDLMKVIHHREQEHKKLQEELSIAQEPTAIIEEEPLTPVELKEFQEREKKLKDFISKTKAELGHLNRQVLRYSVAIDEVPGTAELLQYEKRFVELYNQVASKHKETKQHYIFYNTLYEVKLYTSKELSLLNSILDNYEEVMSSPRKREEFMTQFESIVDWVNQTVRKVEHKYQTEKEQKAALHTEYSRLMDVQRQYAAALKKLASERHRIGSEEQ; this comes from the exons ATGGCTACgaaacataaacatattttcactcGGTCCAAACCTCTGATGAATATCTATAGTGGATTGGATAATCAAGGAAAAGag gTTGAAGTACGAGAGGACGCTGAACAACTTGTTAAATGGCATGAGATATCCGATGCTCTGGTTGCTGCCGGCTATTATAGAGCCCAATTACAAGGGCTATCAGCTTTTGATAAAATTGTTGGTGGTTTGACTTGGTGTATTGAGTTATGTGATATAGATATTGACATCAATCTTCTATTTGAAGAGAACTTGACTattggaaaaaaaat agCCCTCACCGAGAAGATAGTCAAAGTATTGCCAACAATGAAATGCCCTTTTATTATTGAACCTCATCAAATTCAGGGTTTAGATTTTATCAATATCTTCCCACTTGTACAATGGCTTATAAAGTACTCAAGTGAATTTAGAGAGGCTAAAGAGGAAGAACTTCGCATGTTTGCAGTAATGCAATATGAAAAAGATCATATATTTGAATCAGATAGAAGACATTATATTcaacaagaaaaaatattaaaaaatctcatTATGATACAG AATCTCTATAAACCATGTAGAGTGCGTAAAAGAAAAGGAGGTCTTCCAACAAATGATCTAGAGCAG CCTGATGAAGGACTTGAAGTACTg TATGACTATGAAAAAACACTTGCTGATCCATCTGAAATTACAACAGAA acAGACAAATACATAGAACATGAAAACATAGAAAAAGATGTTTcagatattaaaatacattatgcAGTTTTGCAATCGGAGTTAACTGGAGATCTTCCTCAGGAATtagaagaaaatgaaaaaattaaatattctaatGATATTGAACAACTGTCAAAAGTTATAGATACTATGGAAAATGAAGTTGAAAATGTAAGAAAGGAACATGAAGAGAAAATGGATACagcaaaaaaacaatatagcACAGTGCTGAATAAGTTACAAAGAATCACTCggaagttaataaaaacagatGATTTTGC TGATAAAAAGGCCAAGGAATTTTACAAATCCCTAAAAGAACTAGCAAGAGAAAGAAATGACCTTATGAAGGTCATCCATCACAGAGAACAGGAACATAAGAAACTTCAAGAAGAATTAAG tattgCCCAAGAACCTACAGCCATAATAGAAGAAGAGCCTCTAACTCCAGTAGAACTGAAGGAGTTCCAAGAAagagaaaagaagttaaaagACTTTATTAGTAAGACGAAAGCGGAGTTGGGACATTTGAACCGTCAAGTTTTAAGGTATTCTGTGGCGATTGACGAAGTACCTGGAACGGCTGAGTTATTGCAGTACGAGAAACGTTTCGTAGAATTGTATAATCAAG ttgcatcaaaacataaagaaactaaacagcattatattttttacaacacCCTTTATGAAGTGAAACTTTATACATCGAAGGAGTTGAGTCTACTTAATTCAATTTTGGATAATTATGAAGA AGTAATGTCATCACCAAGAAAACGTGAGGAATTTATGACTCAATTCGAATCAATAGTAGACTGGGTTAACCAAACCGTCCGTAAAGTCGAACACAAGTATCAAACAGAGAAAGAACAAAAGGCAGCCCTTCACACGGAATATTCAAGGTTGATGGACGTACAACGACAGTATGCGGCCGCCTTAAAGAAATTGGCTTCGGAGCGACATCGAATCGGTTCAGAGGAACAGTAA
- the LOC125049233 gene encoding glomulin-like isoform X1, whose translation MDQNMDIVNLISSLLDEGKYKEVLTVPKEEKFFNNFRDNCWDLISIVVSKIQNDTITLKPSLYGTCEQLLSLIIESGHHEEALLEFIEQIEVAKNDAQFSIILNPLQQLLIKLYKKRGRTLECCLNSISTYIEAIPIPDLNLEGKERLLMDSDPNVRRIINVYSLLPPFYQPFIKELKTDYNENTGHIIASFLISLLGKPFVYIDLDPEYNYNGQFRQCCSTITEDICFLLKNILKLFPYLEDCYKESQKYQGKTRESINDDFEDPFKHKEKINLTTLSGLYYIIFSEDFVVPDFAVPHIYSNQYITHIILISVVHLLTFVEYSPQTKALSLGTSILKRFPDNASHSLLTVPIHFKLCKILINVSIYSNYDGNRKQAVKLIEMYVNKFNYRGRISILKYIIDNANHSGMIGYAITLYKNSLDQALKIFDLPECFTGAHLHSMIKKICYLPYGEESDLVELADQIISALNFLRYIALKDIENKTGIRECFTFIEADYLHKLRTGLNMSKAHYEAKLKEIDDCKKVQNKNVEVQINIAGTMLDTIPTKNKKDIINSALNAFHLIEGLVGRLTECIILNKAQNNTQK comes from the coding sequence ATGGATCAAAATATGGATATTGTGAATCTTATATCATCACTGTTAGatgaaggaaaatataaagaagTTCTAACTGTACCTAAAGaagaaaagttttttaacaattttagaGATAATTGTTGGGACCTCATATCCATTGTAGTCAGCAAAATTCAAAACGATACAATCACATTAAAGCCTTCCTTATATGGTACTTGTGAGCAGCTTCTTTCACTAATTATCGAAAGTGGACACCATGAGGAAGCATTGTTGGAATTTATTGAACAGATTGAAGTTGCCAAAAATGATGCACaatttagtataattttaaatccaTTACAACAgctactaataaaattatataaaaaaagaggaAGGACATTAGAATGTTGCTTGAACTCGATTAGTACTTACATAGAAGCTATTCCAATACCAGACCTTAATTTAGAAGGAAAAGAAAGATTGTTAATGGATAGTGATCCTAATGTAAGGAggataattaatgtttactcACTTTTGCCTCCATTTTACCAGccttttattaaagaattaaaaactgACTATAATGAAAACACTGGTCATATAATAGCATCTTTTCTCATAAGCCTGCTTGGGAAACCATTTGTATATATTGATTTAGATCCTGAATATAATTACAATGGACAGTTTCGACAATGCTGTTCGACTATTACAGAAGATATTtgctttcttttaaaaaatattttaaaactatttcctTATTTAGAAGACTGTTATAAAGAAAGCCAGAAATATCAGGGCAAAACAAGAGAATCTATTAATGATGATTTTGAGGATCCATTTAAACAtaaggaaaaaattaatttaacaactTTGTCTGGATTgtactatataatattctcAGAAGATTTTGTAGTACCAGATTTTGCAGTACCTCATATTTACTCAAATCAATATATAACACATATCATTCTAATAAGTGTTGTACACTTACTAACTTTTGTTGAATACAGCCCTCAAACAAAAGCACTATCACTTGGTACCAGTATTCTTAAGAGATTTCCAGACAATGCATCACACTCTCTGCTAACTGTGcctattcattttaaattatgtaaaatattaataaatgtctCTATATATTCTAATTACGATGGTAACCGGAAACAAGCTGTAAAATTGATAGAAAtgtatgttaataaatttaactacaGGGGtagaatttcaattttaaaatatattattgacaaTGCCAACCATTCGGGTATGATTGGATATGCTATaactttgtataaaaattcattAGATCAGgctctaaaaatatttgatttaccAGAATGTTTTACGGGTGCACATTTGCACTCTATGATTAAGAAAATTTGCTATCTCCCATATGGTGAAGAGTCTGATTTGGTTGAATTAGCTGATCAAATCATTAGtgcattgaattttttaagatatattGCTTTAAAAGATATAGAAAACAAAACAGGAATAAGGGAATGTTTCACTTTTATAGAAGCAgactatttacataaattacgtACTGGTCTTAATATGTCTAAAGCACATTATGAAGCCAAATTGAAAGAAATTGATGATTGTAAGAAAGTTCagaataaaaatgttgaaGTTCAAATTAACATTGCAGGAACAATGCTTGATACAATTCCTACAAAGAACAAGAAAGATATCATAAATTCTGCATTGAATGCTTTCCATTTGATAGAAGGTCTTGTTGGGCGTTTAACTGAATgtattatcttaaataaagcacaaaataatactcaaaaataa
- the LOC125049233 gene encoding ubiquinone biosynthesis protein COQ9, mitochondrial-like isoform X2 produces MNITKFPRLFCSIRNGHRCLKQHIALAPIIGTPKKLRHYCQIAEKKDKVIPITRTNNEEHQYEDDIKNKILAKSLDFVPKSGWSVEALAAGAEAVGYPGITHGLFPNGGGDLVHYFNVKCNDELVQQMKTWPKDDIKESKIPVQKVENAIMIRLSMIDPYKNTWPKAMAIQTLPNNVPNCLATLLSLVDDICYHTGDRSVDFNWYIRRVGLAGIYKASELFYLTDKSEENNSTRTFVKSRIRDAELIQTALNMNPVTVAPQSLTAAFVTAKNMLGINTLK; encoded by the exons ATGAACATCACTAAATTTCCTAGGCTATTTTGCT CTATAAGAAATGGTCATAGATGTTTAAAGCAGCATATTGCATTAGCACCAATTATTGGGACACCAAAAAAGTTAAGGCACTATTGTCAGATTGCTGAAAAAAAAGATAAGGTCATTCCAATAACAAGAACTAATAATGAAGAACATCAATATGAAGatgacattaaaaacaaaatactagCTAAATCATTAGATTTTGTTCCAAAATCTGGATGGTCTGTTGAGGCTTTGGCAGCTGGAGCAGAAGCTGTGGGATACCCAGGCATCACACATGGTTTATTTCCAAATGGAGGAGGAGATcttgtacattattttaatgtcaaaTGTAATGATGAACTAGTTCAGCAAATGAAGACA TGGCCCAAAGATGATATAAAGGAGTCTAAAATACCAGTTCAGAAAGTGGAGAATGCCATAATGATACGACTATCAATGATAGATCCTTACAA gaatACATGGCCCAAAGCAATGGCTATACAAACACTACCAAATAATGTTCCAAATTGCTTAGCAACATTGCTCTCATTAGTAGATGATATTTGTTATCATACAGGAGATCGTAGTGTAGAT TTTAACTGGTATATACGCAGAGTGGGTTTGGCTGGCATATACAAGGCTTCTGAACTTTTCTATCTTACTGATAAAAGTGAAGAAAATAATTCCACAAGAACTTTTGTTAAATCTAGAATAAGAGATGCAGAATTAATTCAAACTGCACTTAACATGAATCCTGTTACAGTGGCGCCTCAATCGTTAACAGCTGCTTTTGTAACG gCTAAAAACATGCTGGGCATCAACACACTTAAGTGA
- the LOC125049234 gene encoding uncharacterized protein LOC125049234: MNKNYERCTHCNRRKWLTTGCLRKWLKPMECKHLQRTIESKRDLNETDIVRCVFLSERTSPVKTNKFVKFWKNKLFITGSVRSLQRYFGNKNNANEYLCKPVETSSSSERLMFAAKPEIKRDIDLHKQMIKCQHSDDHSVLRGHHQHISLESCAIYCQLSKHGWYWGGITSSEAEVLLAGQHDNVFLVRDSYDSRHILCVSFRCVGRTLHARLRHADGLFSLNNETFVPANRISEHCATVDVKSNLFEMPVKLARPLNRFAKLDSLQKICRFVIRQTVSEQLWDNLPLPPNLITYVSLGSDYIAPT; this comes from the exons atgaataaaaattacgaACGGTGTACACATTGCAATAGACGTAAATGGCTTACAACAGGTTGTCTTCGTAAATGGTTAAAACCAATGGAATGTAAACATCTACAAAGAACAATTGAAAGCAAAAGAGATTTAAATGAGACTGACATAGTTAGATGTGTGTTTTTATCTGAGAGAACGAGTCCAGTGAAGACTAATAAGTTTGTAAAATTTTGGAAGAACAAACTTTTCATTACTGGTAGTGTTAGGTCTTTGCAGAGGTATTttggaaacaaaaataatgccAACGAGTACTTGTGCAAACCTGTTGAAACCTCTTCATCTAGTGAGCGACTTATGTTTGCTGCTAAACCCGAAATAAAAAGAGATATTGATCTACACAAACAAATGATCAAATGTCAACATTCAGATGACCACTCAGTTTTAAGGGGACATCATCAGCACATTTCACTCGAAAGCTGTGCTATTTATTGCCAATTATCAAA GCATGGTTGGTATTGGGGTGGAATCACATCTAGTGAAGCTGAGGTGCTCCTTGCAGGCCAGCATGATAATGTTTTTCTAGTAAGGGACTCTTATGACTCACGCCACATACTTTGTGTGTCTTTTCGATGTGTGGGACGGACTTTACATGCTCGTCTACGCCATGCAGATGGTCTCTTTTCCCTAAATAATGAGACATTTGTACCAGCAAACAGAATATCAGAACATTGCGCAACTGTAGATGTTAAATCAAATCTATTTGAAATGCCAGTAAAATTAGCTAGACCATTAAACAG GTTTGCCAAATTAGATTCTCTACAAAAAATTTGCAGATTTGTAATACGTCAAACTGTTTCAGAACAGTTATGGGACAATTTACCTTTACCACCTAATCTTATTACATATGTCTCTCTTGGTAGTGATTATATTGCACCAACATAA
- the LOC125048583 gene encoding sperm-associated antigen 6-like isoform X1: protein MSHSMSSPRNIQLVFETYQKARLVFVQTMAELATRSTNVKCLESAGVLELLRPLLSDACSTVRQCAVVAAARLAEHDEAVARQLLSGGMVTSTLENLNKYNVYYKRSALYLLRAVAKHNEELASAIVRLGALEHIVSCLEDFDTQVKENAAWALGYIGKHSEHLAGLVVDAGTLPLLVLAFQEPEMSLKQIAAGALVDLAQHKPEAVVDAGAIPHLVRGLENQDPKLKRSTLCALGAVASARAELAEATVAGGALPPALLHTGHDSAPVRRAAACLLRDIVKHSVDLAQLVVNTGGCGPLVELMFENTGGARIPACMALGYIAGQSDQLAMAVIESKAVVVSVEILQKSDADDAELCAAAWTLGHISKHSPQHSLAVAVANAFPILLQLYTSPKSSAEVKARACCALKQALQCCLHRPALEPLLHSAPACILKYVLAQYAKILPNDARARRLFVTTGALKRIQEIDTVPGTSLKEYINIINSCFPEEIVRFYTPGYSDSLLDRVEAFTPQIPELFTDRVPSDCQSELTMENTN from the exons ATGAGTCACTCCATGAGCAGTCCTCGAAATATCCAACTTG tattCGAGACGTATCAAAAAGCAAGATTAGTATTCGTGCAAACTATGGCGGAATTGGCTACGCGATCAACCAATGTAAAATGCCTGGAGAGTGCAGGAGTTTTAG AGTTGCTTCGTCCCCTATTGTCTGATGCATGCAGTACAGTACGGCAATGTGCTGTGGTGGCGGCGGCAAGACTTGCTGAACACGATGAAGCTGTAGCCAGGCAGCTGCTTAGCGGAGGCATGGTCACCTCAACGCTCGAGAATCTTAACAAGTACAAT gtATATTATAAGCGATCAGCGTTGTATTTATTGCGAGCGGTGGCCAA ACACAATGAAGAACTGGCTTCAGCAATAGTTCGTCTGGGCGCATTAGAGCACATTGTATCATGTCTTGAGGATTTTGATACTCAG GTAAAGGAGAACGCAGCGTGGGCTCTCGGCTATATTGGAAAGCACAGCGAGCACCTAGCCGGATTAGTAGTCGATGCGGGAACTCTGCCATTGCTTGTGCTAGCTTTTCAGGAACCAGAAATGAGCTTAAAACAG atagcgGCTGGTGCGCTCGTAGATTTAGCTCAACACAAACCTGAGGCAGTTGTCGACGCTGGTGCCATTCCACATTTGGTACGTGGATTAGAGAATCAAGATCCAAAATTAAAG CGTAGTACATTGTGTGCTCTGGGTGCCGTGGCCAGTGCGAGAGCTGAGCTAGCCGAGGCAACAGTGGCCGGTGGGGCTTTGCCCCCTGCCCTATTACACACGGGACACGACTCGGCCCCAGTGCGAAGAGCTGCGGCTTGCCTACTTCGAGACATAGTCAAACACTCTGTTGAT tTGGCCCAGCTCGTAGTCAACACTGGAGGCTGTGGACCGTTAGTTGAACTGATGTTCGAAAACACAGGCGGAGCGCGTATTCCTGCTTGTATGGCCCTCGGCTATATAGCAGGACAATCTGATCAATTAGCTATGGCGGTCATTGAATCaaag GCAGTAGTGGTCTCAGTTGAAATACTACAAAAAAGTGATGCAGATGATGCAGAGTTGTGTGCAGCAGCTTGGACTTTGGGGCATATATCAAAGCATTCTCCACAACATAGCCTTGCAGTTGCTGTAGCTAATGCATTTCCAATTTTACTTCAG TTGTACACAAGTCCTAAGTCATCTGCAGAAGTGAAAGCCCGGGCCTGTTGTGCATTAAAGCAGGCCTTGCAGTGCTGTTTACACAGACCAGCCTTAGAACCCCTCTTACATTCTGCACCAGCATGCAtactaaaatatgttttagcaCAATATGCTAAG atacttCCAAATGATGCCCGAGCCAGAAGGCTTTTTGTAACGACTGGTGCACTCAAAAGGATTCAAGAAATCGATACGGTACCTGGAACTTCTTTAAAggagtatataaatattattaacagttGCTTCCCAGAAGAAATAGTAAG ATTTTACACACCAGGATATTCAGATTCATTATTAGACAGAGTGGAAGCCTTTACACCacag ATTCCAGAGTTATTCACAGACAGGGTACCGAGCGACTGCCAGAGCGAATTGACAATggaaaacacaaattaa
- the LOC125049232 gene encoding coiled-coil domain-containing protein 93 isoform X1 — MATKHKHIFTRSKPLMNIYSGLDNQGKEVEVREDAEQLVKWHEISDALVAAGYYRAQLQGLSAFDKIVGGLTWCIELCDIDIDINLLFEENLTIGKKIALTEKIVKVLPTMKCPFIIEPHQIQGLDFINIFPLVQWLIKYSSEFREAKEEELRMFAVMQYEKDHIFESDRRHYIQQEKILKNLIMIQNLYKPCRVRKRKGGLPTNDLEQVNAVLSEYDQRILMHISNNKTDSQPDEGLEVLYDYEKTLADPSEITTETDKYIEHENIEKDVSDIKIHYAVLQSELTGDLPQELEENEKIKYSNDIEQLSKVIDTMENEVENVRKEHEEKMDTAKKQYSTVLNKLQRITRKLIKTDDFADKKAKEFYKSLKELARERNDLMKVIHHREQEHKKLQEELSIAQEPTAIIEEEPLTPVELKEFQEREKKLKDFISKTKAELGHLNRQVLRYSVAIDEVPGTAELLQYEKRFVELYNQVASKHKETKQHYIFYNTLYEVKLYTSKELSLLNSILDNYEEVMSSPRKREEFMTQFESIVDWVNQTVRKVEHKYQTEKEQKAALHTEYSRLMDVQRQYAAALKKLASERHRIGSEEQ, encoded by the exons ATGGCTACgaaacataaacatattttcactcGGTCCAAACCTCTGATGAATATCTATAGTGGATTGGATAATCAAGGAAAAGag gTTGAAGTACGAGAGGACGCTGAACAACTTGTTAAATGGCATGAGATATCCGATGCTCTGGTTGCTGCCGGCTATTATAGAGCCCAATTACAAGGGCTATCAGCTTTTGATAAAATTGTTGGTGGTTTGACTTGGTGTATTGAGTTATGTGATATAGATATTGACATCAATCTTCTATTTGAAGAGAACTTGACTattggaaaaaaaat agCCCTCACCGAGAAGATAGTCAAAGTATTGCCAACAATGAAATGCCCTTTTATTATTGAACCTCATCAAATTCAGGGTTTAGATTTTATCAATATCTTCCCACTTGTACAATGGCTTATAAAGTACTCAAGTGAATTTAGAGAGGCTAAAGAGGAAGAACTTCGCATGTTTGCAGTAATGCAATATGAAAAAGATCATATATTTGAATCAGATAGAAGACATTATATTcaacaagaaaaaatattaaaaaatctcatTATGATACAG AATCTCTATAAACCATGTAGAGTGCGTAAAAGAAAAGGAGGTCTTCCAACAAATGATCTAGAGCAGGTAAATGCAGTGCTATCTGAGTATGATCAGCGTATTTTAATGCATATCTCTAATAACAAAACTGATTCACAGCCTGATGAAGGACTTGAAGTACTg TATGACTATGAAAAAACACTTGCTGATCCATCTGAAATTACAACAGAA acAGACAAATACATAGAACATGAAAACATAGAAAAAGATGTTTcagatattaaaatacattatgcAGTTTTGCAATCGGAGTTAACTGGAGATCTTCCTCAGGAATtagaagaaaatgaaaaaattaaatattctaatGATATTGAACAACTGTCAAAAGTTATAGATACTATGGAAAATGAAGTTGAAAATGTAAGAAAGGAACATGAAGAGAAAATGGATACagcaaaaaaacaatatagcACAGTGCTGAATAAGTTACAAAGAATCACTCggaagttaataaaaacagatGATTTTGC TGATAAAAAGGCCAAGGAATTTTACAAATCCCTAAAAGAACTAGCAAGAGAAAGAAATGACCTTATGAAGGTCATCCATCACAGAGAACAGGAACATAAGAAACTTCAAGAAGAATTAAG tattgCCCAAGAACCTACAGCCATAATAGAAGAAGAGCCTCTAACTCCAGTAGAACTGAAGGAGTTCCAAGAAagagaaaagaagttaaaagACTTTATTAGTAAGACGAAAGCGGAGTTGGGACATTTGAACCGTCAAGTTTTAAGGTATTCTGTGGCGATTGACGAAGTACCTGGAACGGCTGAGTTATTGCAGTACGAGAAACGTTTCGTAGAATTGTATAATCAAG ttgcatcaaaacataaagaaactaaacagcattatattttttacaacacCCTTTATGAAGTGAAACTTTATACATCGAAGGAGTTGAGTCTACTTAATTCAATTTTGGATAATTATGAAGA AGTAATGTCATCACCAAGAAAACGTGAGGAATTTATGACTCAATTCGAATCAATAGTAGACTGGGTTAACCAAACCGTCCGTAAAGTCGAACACAAGTATCAAACAGAGAAAGAACAAAAGGCAGCCCTTCACACGGAATATTCAAGGTTGATGGACGTACAACGACAGTATGCGGCCGCCTTAAAGAAATTGGCTTCGGAGCGACATCGAATCGGTTCAGAGGAACAGTAA